The segment TCAGGTAGACGGCGAACAGTACGACGGCCGCAACGGCCCAGATCCAGGTAGCCACGGGGCGCTACGGTACCGGCTCAGCCGCCCAGCACCGCCGAGCGGTAGGCCCGGTGGTCGAACTCCTCGACCTGCACGGTGGCCTGCACCGGCCCGGCCTCGCCGCCCAGGTAGCCGGGCAGCGCCGCCAGCACGGCCTCGCCCAGCGCCGCCTTGGCCTCCGCGCTCCGGCCCGGGAAGATCTCCACCTTCACCGCGACCAGCGCGAAGGTCTCGGTGTCCGCCCCGACCACGGCCTCCTCGGTGCGCCGGAACCGGGTCTTGCAGCCGGCCGGCTTGGCGTCCAGCAGCTTCACCGCCAGCCGGTTCAGCGCCAGGCCGAAGCCCCGCCGGTCGAAGGTGCCGGCGAGCCGGTCGGTGTAGTCGACGGTGATCAGCGGCATGCGGGGCTACCTCTTCCGATTCTG is part of the Kitasatospora setae KM-6054 genome and harbors:
- a CDS encoding 5-carboxymethyl-2-hydroxymuconate Delta-isomerase — encoded protein: MPLITVDYTDRLAGTFDRRGFGLALNRLAVKLLDAKPAGCKTRFRRTEEAVVGADTETFALVAVKVEIFPGRSAEAKAALGEAVLAALPGYLGGEAGPVQATVQVEEFDHRAYRSAVLGG